The window GCCGCTCGGCGCCGCCTTGGCCGAGGGCACCACCCAGCGGTGCGCGCTGGGActgcagccgccgccgcccgcagcccGCGCTGCcgctcggcccggcccgcgaTCCCGAAGGCAGCGAGACAGCCGGGGCCGGCAACGGAACGCGGCCTCAACCAGGGCAGCACAAAAACCAGGCTCAACCCAGAAGCACAGAGTCTCGTCTCTCAGCAGGAGAAATAGCACAGTGATAGGGGAGGATGACAGCACGGGTATGCCAATGAACAGTCTCGGCTGCGTCTCCATGCTCAGGAGCTCTACCCCCCCAACGTTGCTGCGTACAGGGTGACACAGTGAGAAGTTAAGTTGCTCATTTCCGAAAAGTCTTCAAAGGGCTTTACCAGAAATAACGTGTCTACAAATACTTCTTTCTCCATTGAAATAATCAGGGTGTTCTCTTTATTTTAGTATCAcacattttttcacttttcaatCATAATTATACCAATTCATAATATTAAACTGTATAATTTTAGCACATCACAGCGGGAGGGAGGCTTTCTGAGTATTTCATGCATCACAGTCATCCTTCCTACAACCAGTTATTTTAGATGGGGTGGCAGTCTTTCTCTAGATGAACGGGTCCCTACTTGCTCAGAAAATTTCAGAGGAGAAATGGCAAAAATGAGAATGCAAATGCTCTGATACAAACACAGATAATCATGTGTGGACAgcttttaatttccttcaaGAAACCTTGGGATTCAGTAACACCAATCAAAAGACCAAGTGTAACCgctttttttaaaagttcttgTTGACTCTACCTTCCAATAATTGCCTTTTAGTATTTGCAGAGTTTTCCTTCAATGCAGCCAAAGACAATGATGATGTTCCTACTGTTCTGTTCAGTTCTATAGTCTACTCTAACACTGTTGGTGCTGCTATATTTCCAAGGCAATCCTGAGGTGACAGAATACCCAAGCCCTTCTTGTAAGCCAAAGGAAGGTTTTGTTCTGCGTTTTGCTGCTCTAATCTGAGCTACATAAGGAAGATGAGACTGTTGCATGAAAATGGTTGAAATCACCTTGTTCcttgctgccctggcactgcctgtgttGCAATGGTAGGGTGATAACAACTGCCTTCACCAGGCAGTACTACTGAAGAATCTGCCAATATTCAGTGTCTAAATGAACAAGGAAGCTTGTCTTGTCAGTCGTAGTGAGAAAAAGTAAAGGAGAGATAGCCCACATCTCAAACAAAGACATTCATAATCCAGGGAAGAAAGAGGCTAGGACGCACACGACATTGTGACTCCGTACTAGCAATTTCCTTGCTTTCCTGGAGTACAAAAAACGTTTTTGCATTTCAGTGAGGGTAGGATTTGTTTGTCCCACAGTGACATTGTTCAAAGGTAAGAATAAAGAAGTCCTCTGACTTGTCAGAGAGCAAGAGAAAGATGAACACAGATGTGAGTGCAAGCCGCATACATGAAGCCTGTTAAAAATGGCAGTTAAAGAGCTGAAACAGATTACTAAAACAAGTGAGGGAACCTCTATGTCTTGTACTTGCATTGCTGTATTTGGAGTGGCGGATTGTGTTTATTCTAAAGAGAACTTTGAGAAAGTTAATTTAACCAACTGGAAATACAGATAAAACCTTGAGAAAAAATTGACATACATGGCAGCCTGGTGCGTCTCCTTCGAAGATCCATGAAGCTATAGTCTGTGTAGACCCCAGCTAGTTGAAGGAAAGAGCGTTAAactgccctgcagagagagtGCCAGCATTGTCTGGGGCCATGTCCTCGCTGCTGACAGGGACACCGGGGAAATCCTGTTCCTCATCGGGGCCCTGGCCCACGGCGCAGTGCTGtgggggcaggctgggcaggatgggCTTGAGGAATCTGAACTCGCTGTTGCCCGAGCCCGTGGTGAGGCTGATCTCGTAGCAATAGGCGCGGGGCAGGGTCCCTGCAGCGGCTGCATCGGCCAGGCCGCTCTGCAAGGTGTCGGCAGCATAGAGCACAGGGCCAgccttcagctccttcctcctgcacacCTTGcgagccagcagcactgccgtggagatgaggaagaggagggagacaaaGACCAAGGCAATGATTAAATAGGTGGTCAGGGAGGCGGCGGCCTGATCCTCGCTGGCCGGGCTGCTGTGCGGCAGGCGCACGTCGGAGAAGTCCTTGAGCAGGAGAGCGCTGAGAGCTGCCGtggctgacagcgggggcttGCCGTTGTCTCTGACAAGCACCACCAGCTTCTGCTTGACGCTGTCTCTCTCTGTCACCGGCCTCCTGAGACGCACCTCGCCGCTTTGCACGCCCACGGAAAACAGGCCTGGGTCGGTGGCCCTGAGCAGGTGGTAGGAGAGCCACGAGTTCTGTCCCGAGTCGGCATCGACGGCCACCACTTTGCTGATGAGGTAGCCCGCCTCAGCCGACACGGGCACCAGCTCACTGGAGGCCGGGCCGCTCTCCTGGGCCGGGTAGAGCACCAGCGGGGCGTTGTCGTTCTCGTCCAGCACCACCAGGCGCACGGTGACGTTGGCTCTCAGCGGAGGAGAGCCCGCGTCAGAGGCACTGACCGTCACCTCGGTCTGCCTCAAGCGCTCGTAGTCCAGGGGCCGCAGCACAAACACGTGTCCCTTCTCCGAGTTCACCGAGATGCAGGAGCACCAGGCCCGCTctggcccttgctctgctgccagcgAATAGCTCACCTTGGCATTCAGCCCCACGTCAGCATCTGCAGCGCTCACAGCTcccacaaacaccgtgggcacGTTGTTCTCACGCACGTACATGGTGTAGGAGGTCTGGTTGAAGACGGGGGCATTGTCATTGACGTCGGAGATGTCCACGGTGAAGGTGTGCGTGCTGGTGAGAGGAGGCGAGCCCGCATCTGCTGCCGTCACACTGAGGATGTACTGAGGCGTCTCCTCGCGGTCCAGCGCGCTCACTGTCACCAGCTCATAGTAATTCTTGTAGGCTGGCCGCAGGGAGAAGaagagctgatcctgcagggcacaggagatCTTCCCGTTGGCACCAGAATCCCGGTCCCTGACCGTAAACAGGGCAACCACCGTGCCGGGCACTGTGTTCTCGGGGAGGGGACTGCTGAAGGAACTGACCACCAGCTCTGGGGCATTGTCATTCACATCCACCACCTCCACCAACACCTTGCAGATTGCTGACAGCCCTCCTCCATCTGTGGCTCTCACAGTCAGCTCATGCATTTGTGCTTCCTCAAAATCCAAAGGTTTTGTGAGTTTAATTTCACCGGTTATGGGATCAATCACAAATGCAGAATCACTCTGTCCCACTGCCTGGCTGAGATGATAGGAGATGTCCCCATTAACTCCTGCATCTGGGTCAGTGGCCAGCACAGTCAGAACCACAGAGCCTTTTGGAATGTTCTCCAAAACCTTCCCAATATAAGGCTCTTGTATGAATTTGGGAGCATTGTCATTTACATCTAGAATGACAATAGAGATCTCTATGCTGCCACTCCTTGGAGGAGAGCCCCCATCTACAGCAATAACATGAAAACTAATCTCTGTCTGCTCCTCTCTGTCTAGTGCCTTTTCCAAAACAAGTTCAACATATTTTTCAATACTACTCCGACTTCCATAGGAGACAGTAAAATACTCGTTCTCGGCAGTAATGATGTACTCCTGGACTGCATTGCGGCCAATATCGAGGTCCTCAGCCACCTCCAATGGGAAACGTGAACCTGGCTCGCTCGTTTCCAGGATTGTAAATCTAACTCGATCTTCTCGGAAAACTGGTGAATGGTCATTTATGTCCTCCAGATCTACCTCGACCCGAAAGAACTGTAGGGGGTCGGAGAGCAGCAGTTCGAAGGGGAGCATGCAGGTGTCGGACTGGGCGCACAGCTGCTCCCGGTCCAGCCTCCCCGCCACGACGAGGCGGCCGGAGGCGCGCTCCAAGCGAAAATGCTGGCGGCCGTCCTCCGAGACCAGGCGGGCGCGGCGAGCCGAGAGCTGCGCCGGCGTCAGCCCCGCGTCCTCGGCCAGCTCGCCCACCAGGGAGCCGCTTTCCGCCTCCTCGGCTACGGAGTAGCGGATGGGCTCGGCGCCAGCGAGCGGCAGCCCcagcaaagcacacacacaaagcactTGCCTTGCGAGCGCCATGGCGCGGCGCCGGCGCCGGCGGCCGCTGTCGGTGTCGGTGTTGCGGCGGGTGTCCCGGGCGATTGCGGGCGGAGAGCGGCGAAGTGCGGGCCGGGCGCCTTCCCTCGCTGTCTCAGATTCCGGCCGGCGCTCTGTAACACAGCCGGGCTGTGCCGGCAGCGCGTGACACGGGGCAGCGCTCGCTGCCGCAGCCGTTGCCAAATCCGCccggctgagctgggctgctctaAGCTGAACTGAGCTgatctgggcagtgctgggctggttCTGGTCTGAGCTCGCTCGGGCTGTGCCGCTCCGGGCCCGGCCGCCTCCGCTGCCGCAGCCGCTCGGCGCCGCCTTGGCCGAGGGCACCACCCAGCGGTGCGCGCTGGGActgcagccgccgccgcccgcagcccGCGCTGCcgctcggcccggcccgcgaTCCCGAAGGCAGCGAGACAGCCGGGGCCGGCAACGGAACGCGGCCTCAACCAGGGCAGCACAAAAAccaggctcagccctgaagGGCAGAGCCTCATCTCTCAGCAGGAGAAACAGCACAGTAAGAAGCCGATGGTGACAGCACCGACATTAAAATCAGCACTCTCATCTCCTTCTCCCCACTCAGGATCTGTACCCACCCCACACTGCTTCAGACTGGGAGACTGTGAGAATGTAACTGGCAGAGTTTTGAAAAGCCTTGAAGcatcttttcaggaaaaaacatcTCTACAAAGACTTCTGTCTCTAGAAAAGGATTCAGGGTGCTCTCTTTATTTCAGTCTCgcatttgttttcagttttaatcCCACCGTTATAACTATTTACAAAGTTAAACTGTCTAAGTACAAAACATCACAGCGTGACGGAGGTGTTCAGAGTATTTCATGCATAGCAGACATCATTCAAACAACCAGTTGTTCATGATGGGGTGGCAGTCCCTCTCTAGAGAAATAGTCCCATACAAAGCTCTTTTACATTTCAGAGGAGACAGGACAAACATGGCAATGCAGATGCTCTGagacaaacacagaaaatcatGCGGGGACAGCTTTTCAGTCCCATCAAGAAGTCTTGGGATTCAGGAACAGCAGTGAAAAGACCAATCTCTACGTCTAGTTTTAAGTTCTTCTTTTCATTCCAATAATTGTCCTTTAGCGTATGTGgagttttcttttaatgcatTCAATGACCATGAAGACGTTTCTTCACCTCTGTTCAGGTATAGTCTGCTCTGACAATGTTTGTGCTCCTGTATTTCCAAGGCTATCCTGCGGTGACAGAACACCCAAGAACTTCTGGTAAGTCCAGGGGAGATTTTGTTGAGCATTTTGCAGCTCTTCTCTGAGCTAGATAAGGAAGATGAGACTCCTGTTGTTAAAGGGTCCAAATCACCTTGTACCTTGCTCAGCTGGGATTGCTGTGTTGCAGTGGCTGGCTGGGAGCAACTCCCTGCTTCACCCGGCAACACTACTGAAGCATTTGCTGGTACTCAGTGTCAGCATGGACAAATATAGGGACAAGAGAGcaaagcacacagagctcacaactcagagagagagagatccaGAATCCAGGGAAGAAAGGGCATAGTGCTCATGTGACATAATGATTCAGTAGTCATGAATTCTTGCTTTCCAGAAGCACAAAAAGTCCTTTTTGCATTTCGGTGATCATGTTCTTGGTACGGCACCCagtgacattttttaaaactcagaaTAAAAAGTCACTCTGTTTTGTCAGGCAGGAACACAAAAAAGAGCATAGCTGTAAGTGCTAACTACACATTCAAAGCTTGTAAGAAATGGCAACTAAATAGCTGAAACACATTACCTACTAAGCAAGACAACCCTAGATTTTAAGccttctttctttgcttcttgGAATGCCAGGTATTTATTTGTAATAGAATTTGTAGGAAATTCGTCACACCAATTACAAATACAGATATACTCAGGAGGAAACACTGCAACATGCAGCAGCCTGGATCCCATCCTCGTAAGGTGCATGAAGCCTCTGTCTGTGCAGACCCCAGCTAGTCAAAGGAAAGAGCGTTGAACTGTCCTGCAGAGAGAGTGCCAGCATTGTCTGGGGCCATGTCCTCGCTGCTGACAGGGACACCGGGGAAATCCTGTTCCTCATCGGGGCCCTGGCCCACGGCGCAGTGCTGtgggggcaggctgggcaggatgggCTTGAGGAATCTGAACTCGCTGTTGCCCGAGCCCGTGGTGAGGCTGATCTCGTAGCAATAGGCGCGGGGCAGGGTCCCTGCAGCGGCTGCATCGGCCAGGCCGCTCTGCAAGGTGTCGGCAGCATAGAGCACAGGGCCAgccttcagctccttcctcctgcacacCTTGcgagccagcagcactgccgtggagatgaggaagaggagggagacaaaGACCAAGGCAATGATTAAATAGGTGGTCAGGGAGGCGGCGGCCTGATCCTCGCTGGCCGGGCTGCTGTGCGGCAGGCGCACGTCGGAGAAGTCCTTGAGCAGGAGAGCGCTGAGAGCTGCCGtggctgacagcgggggcttGCCGTTGTCTCTGACCAGCACCACCAGCTTCTGCTTGACGCTGTCTCTCTCTGTCACCGGCCTCCTGAGACGCACCTTGCCGCTTTGCACGCCCACGGAAAACAGGCCTGGGTCGGTGGCCCTGAGCAGGTGGTAGGAGAGCCACGAGTTCTGTCCCGAGTCGGCATCGACGGCCACCACTTTGCTGATGAGGTAGCCCGCCTCAGCCGACACGGGCACCAGCTCACTGGAGGCCGGGCCGCTCTCCTGGGCCGGGTAGAGCACCAGCGGGGCGTTGTCGTTCTCGTCCAGCACCACCAGGCGCACGGTGACGTTGGCTCTCAGCGGAGGAGAGCCCGCGTCAGAGGCACTGACCGTCACCTCGGTCTGCCTCAAGCGCTCGTAGTCCAGGGGCCGCAGCACAAACACGTGTCCCTTCTCCGAGTTCACCGAGATGCAGGAGCACCAGGCCCGCTctggcccttgctctgctgccagggaataGCTCACCTTGGCATTCAGCCCCACGTCAGCATCTGCAGCGCTCACGGCTcccacaaacaccgtgggcacATGGTTCTCACGCACGTACATGGTGTAGGAGGTCTGGTTGAAGACGGGGGCATTGTCATTGACGTCGGAGATGTCCACGGTGAAGGTGTGCGTGCTGGTGAGAGGAGGCGAGCCCGCATCTGCTGCCGTCACACTGAGGATGTACTGAGGCGTCTCCTCGCGGTCCAGCGCGCTCACTGTCACCAGCTCATAGTAATTCTTGTAGGCTGGCCGCAGGGAGAAGaagagctgatcctgcagggcacaggagatCTTCCCGTTGGCACCAGAATCCCGGTCCCTGACCGTAAACAGGGCAACCACCGTGCCGGGCACTGTGTTCTCGGGGAGGGGACTGCTGAAGGAACTGACCACTAGCTCTGGGGCATTGTCATTCACATCCACCACCTCCACCAACACCTTGCAGATTGCTGACAGGTCCCCTCCATCCGTAGCCCTCACAATCATATCATGCTTTTGTTTTGCCTCGAAGTCCAGTGGTTTTGTGAGTTTAATTTCACCAGTTATGAGGTCAATCAGAAATGCTGATTCAGTCTGTCCCACTGCTTCATTGAGTTGATAGGAAATGTCCCCATTTAGTCCTGCGTCTG of the Ammospiza nelsoni isolate bAmmNel1 chromosome 16, bAmmNel1.pri, whole genome shotgun sequence genome contains:
- the LOC132080325 gene encoding protocadherin beta-4-like; translation: MALARQVLCVCALLGLPLAGAEPIRYSVAEEAESGSLVGELAEDAGLTPAQLSARRARLVSEDGRQHFRLERASGRLVVAGRLDREQLCAQSDTCMLPFELLLSDPLQFFRVEVDLEDINDHSPVFREDRVRFTILETSEPGSRFPLEVAEDLDIGRNAVQEYIITAENEYFTVSYGSRSSIEKYVELVLEKALDREEQTEISFHVIAVDGGSPPRSGSIEISIVILDVNDNAPKFIQEPYIGKVLENIPKGSVVLTVLATDPDAGVNGDISYHLSQAVGQSDSAFVIDPITGEIKLTKPLDFEEAQMHELTVRATDGGGLSAICKVLVEVVDVNDNAPELVVSSFSSPLPENTVPGTVVALFTVRDRDSGANGKISCALQDQLFFSLRPAYKNYYELVTVSALDREETPQYILSVTAADAGSPPLTSTHTFTVDISDVNDNAPVFNQTSYTMYVRENNVPTVFVGAVSAADADVGLNAKVSYSLAAEQGPERAWCSCISVNSEKGHVFVLRPLDYERLRQTEVTVSASDAGSPPLRANVTVRLVVLDENDNAPLVLYPAQESGPASSELVPVSAEAGYLISKVVAVDADSGQNSWLSYHLLRATDPGLFSVGVQSGEVRLRRPVTERDSVKQKLVVLVRDNGKPPLSATAALSALLLKDFSDVRLPHSSPASEDQAAASLTTYLIIALVFVSLLFLISTAVLLARKVCRRKELKAGPVLYAADTLQSGLADAAAAGTLPRAYCYEISLTTGSGNSEFRFLKPILPSLPPQHCAVGQGPDEEQDFPGVPVSSEDMAPDNAGTLSAGQFNALSFN
- the LOC132080326 gene encoding protocadherin beta-15-like — encoded protein: MALARQVLCVCALLGLPLAGAEPIRYSVAEEAESGSLVGELAEDAGLTPAQLSARRARLVSEDGRQHFRLERASGRLVVAGRLDREQLCAQSDTCMLPFELLLSDPLQFFRIEVTVKDINDHSPVFREDRASFGILETSESGSRFPLEVAQDLDIGRNTVQEYIISPKNEYFTVSYGSRSEDDKYLELVLDKSLDREEHAEMGFSVIAIDGGSPPRSGIIEISIIVLDVNDNAPLFTQDRYIGKVLENMPVGSVVLTVLATDPDAGLNGDISYQLNEAVGQTESAFLIDLITGEIKLTKPLDFEAKQKHDMIVRATDGGDLSAICKVLVEVVDVNDNAPELVVSSFSSPLPENTVPGTVVALFTVRDRDSGANGKISCALQDQLFFSLRPAYKNYYELVTVSALDREETPQYILSVTAADAGSPPLTSTHTFTVDISDVNDNAPVFNQTSYTMYVRENHVPTVFVGAVSAADADVGLNAKVSYSLAAEQGPERAWCSCISVNSEKGHVFVLRPLDYERLRQTEVTVSASDAGSPPLRANVTVRLVVLDENDNAPLVLYPAQESGPASSELVPVSAEAGYLISKVVAVDADSGQNSWLSYHLLRATDPGLFSVGVQSGKVRLRRPVTERDSVKQKLVVLVRDNGKPPLSATAALSALLLKDFSDVRLPHSSPASEDQAAASLTTYLIIALVFVSLLFLISTAVLLARKVCRRKELKAGPVLYAADTLQSGLADAAAAGTLPRAYCYEISLTTGSGNSEFRFLKPILPSLPPQHCAVGQGPDEEQDFPGVPVSSEDMAPDNAGTLSAGQFNALSFD